A window of Hordeum vulgare subsp. vulgare chromosome 5H, MorexV3_pseudomolecules_assembly, whole genome shotgun sequence genomic DNA:
ctggtcggtactagcaaagagcgacattactagtggcgggagtgatcggtgtcactctcgtgatggggtcgtgccaggtaggacgactatgccattattatgagttccaggcacaccgttggtccctgcatggttgatacagtccagaggcggtgctcgtaagacgtacaacatgtgggctgggtaccaattgagtggacctctttgtctagtatcgttaggtgaaagatgatgatcgagtacttacctcgggtattggtgatataccgcgagtcgtggatgacacggaagtttcccgtttctcgtgggtccagcatactagctctgcagagtgtcaaacaattcgaatagccgtgtccacggtcaaggacaggtgGGTGgcgctgcttaaactacatccaacgtttccgcataaaccaagtgtgtgtgtgtggtgttaaaaaggtgttgttatgcgagtaataatatgaccaagttcgatgacttggcatatagggtaaacccggatggtttagccctcattaagacattgaggttatgacaagtccgatgacttggcatatagggtgaacccggatggttcaacccttagcagatatgttgatatctgtaacctgttcttcaagagtagttctttaacttgttgcatatacttgatcattccaccaaattgcattccaccaaagatacatgttactgttattcttcactataaatgttcatatcatgggctgtttgtgagtacattcaaagtactcattggcttgccactggttatattattgaccagacatggaaggaccggagtttggtgacgagtacgccgtcggagacgaacctgcgatctaggacgcttccaagtcagaatgcctgtcggtgtaggattgatggcatgggcaccgcttagcccttacgatttTTCGCTACTCGATGTacctgtttaatttggctttagacctcgctcttgaacccgaccttctggtcgtttgatgtaataatttcggtacatggatgtaagactctattattcagtatctgtgttcagtgaacattgatccttggggtcactgtgcatggcgaactcgacttgctagtcggggtccccacacaaagccacaatggtgatatgtgtattgctatttaaccttctccaaggaccgcctcggtcaaatccaattcaactaaagttgaagaaacaaacacccgccagtcatctttatgcaacaagttgcatgtcaatcgatgaaactagtctcttgtaagcgtacgagtaaggttggtctgggccgcttcagtccaacaataccaccgaaccgagaaaatactaaggacgaCAGCAAATCGAACGTCAacccccacaaactcttttgtgttctactcgagatatcatctacacatcaacctagctctgataccactgttcgggaacgtcgcatgggaaacaaaaaatttcctacacacacgcaatacctatccatggtgatgatcatctacgagaggggagagtgaatctacatacccttgtagatccctaagccaaagcatatataatgcggttgatgtagtggaacacctTCGCGATTGAAATCCCAGCCTGTCCCGCCATCTTATCACGATccttcccacgatcccatcacgatccacctcgatcaagtgccgaacggacgacacctccgcattcagcacacgtacagctcaatgacgaccccgccttcttgatccagcaagagagacgaggaagtagatTAGTTGCCCAGTAGCGTAACGGCGCACCGGTGATGGCGGTGATCTATTCatgcaaggcttcgcctaagcaccgcaaaaatccgatctagaggaagaactacaaactagaggagagggtagcacgtggcagaAATTATGtgtcaaaaaccctcaaaccactagtatatataggaggagggaggaggcagtcttgcccaccaagggaaaccccttggcgtcggccgaaccaaaggagggaggagtcctcctccaatcctacttggattaggactccttcgcaaattgtccacctcttttggattttccacctttttccacatgggcttactttggttgactagacagcccactaagagctgttgcaccaccatcaagtccacgtggccctcttggggagtggtgggcccacccggtGGACCCaaagtacccattcgtcactcctggtacactaccggcaatgcccgaaatccttcccgaatccaaataccaacttcctatatatcaatcttcgtttctggaccattccggaaaccctcgtgacgtctgggatctcatttgggaatctgggcaaaactttggtcaccagcacctataactcaaccataccgaaacatcaccgaaccttaagtgtgcagaccatgcgggttcgagaactatgcagacatgacctgagaaactccccggtcaatatccaatagtgggacatggatgtccatattggatcctacatattctacgaagatcttatcttctgaacctctatgccaaggattcatataatctcgtataccattccctttgtccttcggtatgttacttacccgagatttgatcatcggtatctctatagctatttcaatctcgttaccgacaagtctctttacccgttttgtaatacaagatcatgtgactaactctttattcacattgcttgcaaggcttattgtgatgttgtattaccgagtggcccccgagacacctctacgtcatatggagtaacaaatcccagtcttgatccatgccaacccaacagacacctttgaagatacctatagagcacctttatagtcacccagttacgttgcgacgtttgatacacacatggtATTCCTCTGGTCTCctggatttgcatgatctcatggtcataggaacagatacactgacatgcagaaaacactagcaataaactgacacgatcatacgctacgttcATGGtcagggtcttgtccatcacatcattatcctaatgatgtgatctcattatcaagtgacaacacttgtctatggccaggaaaccttgactatcttttatcaacgaggtagtcaactagaggctcacttgggacagagaattgtctatgtatccacacatgtatttgagtttccaatcaatacaattctagcatggataataaacgattatcatgaataaggaaatataataataactaatttattattacctctagggaatattcccaacaatttccatcaactatatattgattatAGATTCTAAAGAATTACGTAATCAGAAGTCTACAATTGTGGACATacatttctcaactagattgcAAAACCTTTCATATGATTGAGGtccaaagaccatggccatggcaaagtgtgaacaacactcggaaTGAACTCAAGCAAAGGGTATAATCTAGCTAGAAATGATCTTGCTCAGTAATGGAAAGGTATTcataagcaatacctacaccaATTTTCTTCTGGAAGTCGAATTGAGAATAATTTGGTGGTGAAACAAAGAGCATGTATTGTcgcacaagggttcacgcagataccCAACTATTCTCTAGATGTGGAATATCTTTCTGATAACttatatcattggcagtacaaaatCATCTATCTCTTCAGTTGATAGATGTAGTGATCACATATAAATGTGGATCACTAGATTCAGACATATATGATTGATTCCTGATGGAATGTCACTTCTCAATCGAAATGCAAAATGCAACATACATTACGTAAAAATCAGTAAGTCACCATACGACTTATTGTTGTCGGTACATATGGTACAACCGACGTAGTGAGTTCCTTATGCATAATGATTGCTCCTACAATGACGATTATCCATGTTTGTGTGTCTACAATGACGACACATTTAATCATCTAAATGTCAAAGTTTAAAATGAAGGACTTGAGTAAATCTAAATACCGCTGGTTATTACAACTTGAGCACCTTAATTCATACATTATGTTATATTGTGTTGTCTATATCCAAAATATATTGGATAAATTCATTGTGGACAAATATTATCCATCCATAGCTCTCATGGTAGTTCATTCTCTAGATGTAGAGAAAGATCTATTTAGGCCAAGAGACGATGGAAATGAGATATTGGGACTCAACGTTCCATAATGCCATTGGATCCACAAAACACAATTGGTTGTGACTCAAGAATATCTATCTGTATCTCCAAAGGCATCAAACATATTGTCCTGGTTTTTCAAGTTTCAGAGAAATCTGAACAATAATACCATTGGATACATTGATCAGATCCTGCTATGTCAGATCATAGACAAGTTTAGTGTTCCTACTAGGTGTGGTAGCCCtcccatgaagagtcttcaaccaGACCTCGTGTCTACATACACCAACCATTATCTAGACGATAATTTTTCATGTGTTTCCCGGATGCAAATAGGTTATGCAAATAAGCAACATCGCTATATGCATATCTTGCAAATCAAATCATGTGACCGATTTCTCTCGAAGTCTCTATCAACTTTTACATTCCATAAATATGTTATTTGAATTGGTACGTGACGGCTTTGAAATTTGGAAGAAACAGGGTAAGTATCTTCCTAAATTATTCATGTTCtatgcatcatattatactcttttttCCTTCATGATTTTGCTATAGAGGTTAtcataaaggtttttaatgaggtaatatcaacatgagatcatATGTCCTACTTTTTGTATTCCCCGAGGATTTTAAGGAAGTATGTACGATGTATTTATTGTACTCTAAACTCTATGAGTCTCCTTGTATTGAGTTAAAAGAGACGATAAccattatatgttgcatcattttctcgttaTTTTCCCAGTGCCTTTACataagttttagcaacatatcaaacACATATATCCTTATTTTCCCATAGGGTTTTGCAGGTGTTTTCAAGATGATAAGGCTTACACTCAAAAGCatggattagggggagtgttaggatTTAATTAATCCTACTAATCCCTACTTTTTCTAACCGGGGAGGTTGCCTCATGTCCCTTTGGATGAACCCCTTCGGGGGCTATATATGTGTGTAATCCATcatcaatgagaacaatgattcATTTTACATCTTTTGTCCTGTCTATCGTTTCCTACTCTAAACAATTTCGGTCCTATCAGGTTGGGTTGCgtgttggctataaatagcccatcCCCTTCACCACAAGTTGGTGGCTGCTCAGAGTTTGATATGTCTGTTGTcgttttggagcaacccacctcgaAGGCACTGACAGAAAACGATCCTGCGAGGATAAACCCAAACAAGTAGTGCCAGTGtgtttgagcatcactaaagttgTTCTATTTTGAGTGAACTGAAGACGTATTACACTTGAAGACTGTGATAtttcagacggttaggcatctgggtctagagcatccaagagtcattgtggattctCGGGTGACCAAATTTTAACGGATTTCAgaagtctcccctgaagacttactTGAGTGATTGGACGTGGTCTAAGTGACCTCGTctcaaggggaacaaggtgaATACGAGGTCTTCGGAGATATTTCTCAGCCTCCCCAACCATACATACAGTTGTCACAACAACTAGAACTCATCCAACAAATCTTGTGTCTTTATCAAGCTAACGGTTATATCTTTCACTCTTTTACCTAACTGTGTGAACACATACCACGAAAGACATTCATACCTGCCGTTTATCATCATATTGTCTGAATTTATCTATGATTTATCTTAGTGTGTACGATGACTATGCTTAACATCTTTGATCCTTGACTGTTATCTCTACTTGATCCTATTTCTCTTCTGCATACTTTGAATACATTCAGTCTTTCCAAGCACTTCATAGAAATTGCCTATTttcaacccccctctagtcgataactagcaATTTCATTTGAAAACCCACCCTCTACCATAGGACTGAACACCTTGTTGGGGAAGGATCTGAAGTTCCTTTAttccattttttgaaaatccgcaTATATTAATTTGATAAAACAACATTCTTACAATCCTTCATTATTCCAATGACTTGAGCGAGGTgagccaccttctccttcttgctGAATCCGCACCAAATGTGTGAGATTTGCACTATTACAGCTTTTGTCCTTTCAAATTTCAATGTTGTTCTTTCTGAATAGGTACCAATATTAATCAAATCACTGTTCCCCTGATTGAGGAGCGAGCCACTCAAGgaaaacaaattttcaaaatttCGGACGAATTATTCAAAATGATTGTTTTCGCTGAGCACTAGACAACATAATCTCATTCGAAAATTTAAAACGAATTAAAAAATCCATTTTGTAAACCCTCTAATTAAGAGGAAAAAAGTAAATCATATGATACATTTTTCTTATGCCCTCCAAACAAATTGTCAGGTATAGGCATGCACTCTTATACCGCTAGCAGCATAATAGAGATACAAGAAACAATTTGTTGGTTGGTGAAAATAACCAAATAGGAAGGAGTTGCGGCACTAAGAAAACCTGGAACACTTGAAGCTTACAGTTATATAATATAATATTCTTTTGCATCGAGAAAGTTCATTCACATCATAAGATTCTGAGAATTCATTTGGCTTACTATACATCAGCCACAAGTTACGCCATGAGAGACGAGACCAATTGAGCTGAGagagaaacaattttttctaagcTACTCATATTAGAGAGGAATCATCCTCTCGTACATACATATTACGACCATTCCCCTACAGCCCAGCCCATGTCATGTTATTCAAACACATAGAATACTAACAGGTAATTTCTGATCCTTTTATAGTTCGATGGGATTATGCATGCATAACCCAGGTCCTGTTGTTTTgtaacacatgcatgcatgcatggtaccATCGAACAATCACTACTTATATTCGAATGGTTTTCAACAGAAAATTATTGGCGGTCCTCCATGATGCATTGCTATGTCAGAACTAGATCAGTAGAAATTTATTGTGTATGACCCAGTTTATGCAGTCCTCGTAACAATTACGTGTACCATCGAAAATAAAACTTTCTAGCCAATCAGTTAGCACCCATATGTGTTTGGGTAAAAATAAGGGGTAATGGGTACCGCGCACACAGATCGACATGCATGTCACTTACAACGTGTGGTTGTCCATGTATCTCTCATGGCCACACTTTCTTCTCCTAGGAATGCTATTTAACCGCACAATGGCTAGCACAGCATCCATAAACGATCATCTCCTCATCAACAACCTCCTTCTAAACCAGTCATACCCCGAGGAAGTAATCTCAAGGTCCAGAATGGCGGTGAATACTGGGAACACAATTGGTGTCGTTCTCCTCCTGGACGTGATGGTAGCGGCGGTATCAACACCAGTGGCAACTGCCGAAGAGTTCTGTTGGGACAAATGTATCAAGCGCTGCAAGGGAGAACTAGAGGTTTGCAGCCCAAAGTGCATTCATTTTTGCAACTATCAATCCGGAGCCATAGGATATGTTAAGTGGGCTGCCGATAAACTGAAGGAGGCCGCTGCTGCCCCGCCCAAAAAGGCTGTCCTCCTCAAGAATGAAGCTCAAACGTACTTAGAACGTGCCAATGCCCTCAACGAGAAAGCTGGGACACCGTGAGTGTGCACCCTTCCGTCTATAGGTGTCGCTGTTGTTATGGTGTCTAAAAATGTTTTGTTTATTTAAATTTTTGTGGTTGCATACcattttttgtttctttattAAAGTAATATCTTTTGTATtatgatgacatgcttcttccggCGACTCAGTTTCTCTTGTCGACTTCACTTATGTATAATGATTTTCATTTGATTTGGCTATGTAATAATGAAGTTCCTTCGTATGGAAATGTTCCTTTTAATGCCCACAGTGCATATTCTCCTATTTTATCTCCATGCAATAAGGATTGGGATCTTTAGGATGTGTAAAACAATCCGTCTACATTCAAGACCAATAAGGCATGCATATTCTAGAGAAACATCCATGTAAGTGCTTGTGcattttttagaaaatgttcatatATATGTAAAAGACTAACCTTGAAATTCACATGTTTTCTTAAAAAATCATGTAAGTGTTTTGCGCATTCTAAAAGAAGAAATGGAAAACACCAGGAAACGACATAAATTAGACGTTTTTCCTAGGAAATATATGTCGGAAAAGCCAACCATCCGAAATAACGATgggcaaaaaaatataaaaaattggCCATCTATAATTTCCCACAGCCACTGAGGCAATCGAACTTAGTCTTGTGATTGTGAAATTATCGATACAACTTTGTTGATTATTTGTTTGTTCCTCTTCAAGAAAATCATGTATTAGCAACATTTTTATGTCATCCATCCCTATCCTCTCATCTCTCTAGTACAAGACAAGGCTCCTAATTAAGGTGTAGGACTCCTTAGGGCTCCTCGTCCGTCCTTCACACCATGTATCATGTAAACGTACGACCGTCGTCGGGTGTTAACGTTGCTTTACCATCCTTGGAGTACATAAGGTAAAACACTATACTTCACCTTCTGGTCTAGGTGAGAAGGAGTTTGCATGGAAGAATAAGGCCTGACACCTACACTCGGAACCTACGGTTTCCTTGTCCACCATCTCCTTGGGCTTGGTGAGGCCATGGCCATGCCGATATCGCTAGTGTAGATAAGTCATAAATCCAAGTCCAAGTCACGAGGGTGCCAACAAGACATCAGCCACATCCTCAGCATCTACTTTTGCATCGTCGATGCCCCGGACACCATGTATACGGGTCACCTAATCTCAATCTCGTGTGCTTAATAAGTAAGTAATTACTAAGATAGTGTCCAGGAACCTTGAATTTTTTACAATTGCAAAAGTAAAAATTGTATTTTTTCAGCGACATTATCCATCTAGAAAGGCATCGCCAAaccactagctctagcaatatagCTAAGTCCTTCTTTTTTAATGCACTTCTTAGGAACTCCCCACAGTTTTCTAAAATTGGCATtgttgttttttcccttttttttcttacaAACCTGATGAAAAGGTAGGGGCATATGCATGTCATGTTGTAAGTCATGCATGTTGATCTGGTTACACGGTAGCCATTCCTCCTTGTTTTTACACAAGCACATATTGGTGACAAGTGATTGGCTAGAAAGATTTATTTTCCATGGTGCAAGTAAATGTTCCGGCTAAaattctactccctccatccctaaatataagaccttttagaggttccactatgtagtcatattttaaaatatagattcattcattttgctccgtatctagtctatagtgaaatctctaaaaggtcttatatttaggaacggagggagcaaTGATCTATTTATGACACAGCCATACATCATGGACGACCATCAGTATTTTTCTTTTGAAAATCATCTGAATACAAGTAGTGATTGTTTGATTGTATCTTGCATGCATGTGTTGCAAAACGGCATGACT
This region includes:
- the LOC123399604 gene encoding uncharacterized protein LOC123399604, coding for MAVNTGNTIGVVLLLDVMVAAVSTPVATAEEFCWDKCIKRCKGELEVCSPKCIHFCNYQSGAIGYVKWAADKLKEAAAAPPKKAVLLKNEAQTYLERANALNEKAGTP